One window from the genome of Cyclobacterium amurskyense encodes:
- a CDS encoding LysM peptidoglycan-binding domain-containing protein — protein MKCWILIIGMIGLAVPSKGALLVDRDSVGVEKIGGKSYIIHQVDPQETLFGISRRYNTPVNEIVQNNDTLKDGLKIGQRIRVPYIEKQAIPEGAKVHHVTPGETLFSIAKSYNISMEKLMEANALKGTDLSVGQALIIEGIEQLEAPVVEKKVEKPVEATPQTVAVAAEKINTKKKQPKEKVEKVKTEEAPAPVPASPSTAPTSPSVSTTGNWISHQVVQGETLFAIARKYEANVEDIIKWNGLSSNNLSVGQTLKVGRETNANIPVTQLPGNNKPSAELTNSESATPPTKNISTSTAFKNVTESGQAEVIEGTGNHKKFLVLHRNAPVGTIMRVRNEENDVTVFARVVGVLPETGDNNKLLIKLSKAAFDQLKAVNSRFRVEVSY, from the coding sequence ATGAAGTGCTGGATATTGATTATAGGGATGATTGGCCTTGCTGTCCCATCTAAAGGAGCATTACTTGTGGATAGGGATTCTGTAGGAGTAGAAAAAATAGGAGGTAAATCCTATATTATTCACCAAGTAGATCCTCAAGAGACTTTATTTGGAATTTCAAGGAGATACAATACGCCTGTAAATGAAATCGTCCAAAACAATGATACTTTAAAGGATGGGCTAAAAATTGGGCAACGTATCAGGGTTCCCTATATTGAGAAACAGGCTATCCCTGAGGGTGCTAAAGTACACCATGTGACACCTGGAGAAACGCTTTTCTCAATTGCCAAGTCATATAATATTAGCATGGAAAAGCTAATGGAGGCCAATGCCCTGAAAGGCACTGATCTAAGCGTAGGCCAAGCGCTTATCATAGAAGGCATCGAGCAATTAGAAGCTCCTGTTGTAGAAAAGAAGGTAGAAAAACCTGTTGAAGCAACACCTCAAACAGTAGCCGTTGCCGCTGAAAAAATAAACACAAAGAAAAAACAGCCTAAGGAAAAGGTAGAAAAAGTTAAAACTGAAGAAGCTCCGGCCCCAGTGCCTGCCAGTCCATCTACTGCTCCTACTTCTCCTTCTGTATCCACTACAGGCAATTGGATATCCCATCAGGTAGTTCAAGGAGAAACTTTGTTTGCTATAGCCAGAAAGTACGAGGCAAACGTTGAAGACATCATTAAATGGAATGGGCTTTCTTCAAACAACTTATCTGTTGGACAAACCCTAAAAGTAGGTAGGGAAACCAATGCCAATATCCCAGTCACTCAATTGCCAGGAAATAACAAACCTAGTGCAGAGCTTACCAACTCTGAAAGTGCAACCCCTCCAACAAAGAACATCAGCACATCCACTGCTTTCAAAAACGTAACGGAAAGTGGTCAGGCGGAAGTTATCGAAGGAACTGGTAATCACAAAAAATTCTTGGTGCTTCACAGAAACGCTCCTGTAGGAACAATAATGAGAGTTAGAAATGAAGAAAATGATGTTACGGTATTTGCAAGAGTAGTTGGGGTGTTACCAGAAACTGGGGACAACAACAAACTATTGATAAAATTATCAAAAGCAGCTTTTGATCAATTAAAAGCCGTTAATTCACGCTTCAGAGTAGAAGTATCCTATTAA
- the pdxA gene encoding 4-hydroxythreonine-4-phosphate dehydrogenase PdxA, with amino-acid sequence MNIKKNKPVIGISIGDINGIGAEVTMKALLDNRLQKMITPVIYGHGKALTFYRKALELNDFNFIQVKSIEEVHHRKINVINVVQESPEVMPGVETRDAGSMALAAIDQAIVDLKSGQLDALVTAPLNKNNINSTETPFVGHTEYLTNAFDTKESMMFMVSEDMRIGLVTGHVSLKDIVNGVTEKAIRAKLKIMIRSLKENFGITKPKIAVLGLNPHAGEDGLLGNEEQEIIQPVVKSFKEEGALVFGPYPSDGFFGMMHQKRFDGVLAMYHDQGLIPFKTLCFDSGVNFTAGLPIIRTSPDHGTAYNIAGKNDADPGSMRSAIFLAHDMIKRKENLTAT; translated from the coding sequence ATGAACATAAAAAAGAATAAACCCGTAATCGGAATTAGTATAGGTGATATTAATGGAATTGGTGCGGAGGTGACAATGAAAGCTTTGTTGGACAACCGACTGCAAAAAATGATTACACCTGTGATCTATGGCCATGGCAAAGCCCTTACCTTTTATAGAAAAGCTTTGGAGCTAAACGATTTTAATTTCATTCAGGTCAAAAGCATTGAAGAAGTTCACCATAGAAAAATCAATGTAATCAATGTTGTACAGGAATCACCTGAGGTGATGCCTGGGGTAGAAACAAGAGATGCCGGCAGTATGGCCCTGGCTGCCATAGATCAAGCCATAGTAGACTTAAAAAGCGGTCAATTGGACGCCTTAGTCACTGCGCCACTCAACAAAAACAATATCAACAGTACTGAGACACCCTTTGTAGGGCATACTGAATATTTAACAAATGCTTTTGACACCAAGGAAAGCATGATGTTTATGGTGTCTGAAGACATGCGAATTGGATTAGTTACTGGTCACGTATCTTTAAAAGACATTGTAAATGGAGTAACCGAAAAAGCCATTCGGGCGAAGTTAAAAATCATGATTCGGTCTCTCAAGGAAAATTTTGGTATTACAAAACCTAAAATTGCGGTACTTGGCTTGAATCCACATGCTGGAGAAGATGGATTATTAGGAAATGAAGAACAGGAAATCATCCAACCTGTGGTTAAAAGCTTTAAAGAAGAAGGCGCCTTGGTTTTTGGCCCCTATCCCTCAGATGGTTTCTTTGGAATGATGCACCAAAAACGGTTTGATGGGGTTTTGGCCATGTACCATGACCAGGGTTTGATCCCGTTTAAAACATTGTGTTTTGATTCAGGGGTAAATTTCACCGCAGGGCTGCCGATTATCAGAACAAGTCCAGACCATGGAACAGCCTACAATATAGCTGGAAAAAATGACGCTGACCCCGGTTCTATGCGTTCTGCAATTTTTCTGGCACACGATATGATTAAGAGAAAAGAAAACTTAACTGCTACTTAA
- a CDS encoding YceD family protein, with translation MKFIRKFDIDIIRLKEGRHNFTFEIDTEFLDHFENSRDIVNDVAIKVEIELDKRINLIEVIFNLKGKVNITCDRSLENFDHPTDLSHKIIYKYGQEEAEIDDEIYFITNDTQSINVMQLIYEFILLGIPAKKIHPDHLTEEDEDDEDEGWIVYEAGESDLTEEQIKDDRNPFWKALKNLKNNE, from the coding sequence ATGAAATTCATAAGGAAATTCGATATTGACATTATCAGACTGAAAGAAGGCAGGCACAATTTCACCTTTGAAATTGATACCGAGTTCCTAGATCATTTTGAAAACAGTAGGGATATAGTAAACGATGTCGCTATTAAAGTAGAAATAGAGCTTGACAAAAGAATTAACTTAATTGAAGTTATTTTTAATTTGAAGGGAAAGGTAAATATAACCTGTGACAGAAGTCTTGAAAATTTCGATCATCCAACCGACTTGTCTCATAAGATAATATACAAGTACGGACAGGAGGAAGCTGAAATAGATGATGAGATCTATTTCATAACAAATGACACACAGAGCATCAATGTGATGCAATTGATCTATGAATTTATTTTGCTCGGAATCCCTGCAAAAAAAATTCACCCTGATCACCTGACAGAAGAAGATGAAGACGACGAAGATGAAGGTTGGATTGTCTATGAAGCAGGAGAAAGTGACTTGACAGAAGAACAAATAAAAGACGACCGAAACCCGTTTTGGAAAGCTTTGAAAAATTTAAAAAATAACGAATAA
- the rpmF gene encoding 50S ribosomal protein L32 — translation MAHPKRKISKTRRDKRRTHYKLNAPGLAQCPTTGEFHLPHRAFWLDGKLYYKGQVIMEKEVLA, via the coding sequence ATGGCACATCCTAAAAGGAAAATTTCCAAAACCAGAAGAGATAAAAGAAGGACACATTATAAATTAAATGCACCTGGTTTGGCTCAGTGTCCTACCACCGGGGAATTTCATTTACCCCACAGAGCATTCTGGCTTGACGGTAAACTGTATTATAAAGGACAGGTAATCATGGAAAAAGAGGTTTTAGCCTAA
- a CDS encoding 2-isopropylmalate synthase — MDENHVLIFDTTLRDGEQVPGCKLNTPQKIEIAQQLEALGVDVIEAGFPISSPGDFNSVIEISKNISEPIICGLSRGVKKDIEVAADALRFARRPRIHTGIGTSDYHIKHKFNSNRENIIEWASGAVAHAKSFVEDVEFYAEDAGRTDNEYLARVCEAVIKAGATVLNIPDTTGYCLPDEYGAKIKYLVDNVRGIENVIISAHCHNDLGLATANSIAAIMNGARQIECTINGIGERAGNTSLEEVTMIMKQHPRLNVTNNINSRLLNPISRLVADKMGMMVQPNKAIVGSNAFAHSSGIHQDGVIKNRETYEIIDPIEVGVDESMIVLTARSGRAALAYRAHKVGHTLSKLELDKVYNVFLKHADMKKEILDEDIHQIISEAV; from the coding sequence ATGGATGAGAATCACGTATTGATCTTTGACACCACCCTACGAGATGGGGAACAAGTGCCCGGATGTAAATTAAACACCCCTCAAAAAATTGAAATTGCACAACAACTGGAGGCTTTAGGTGTAGATGTGATCGAAGCAGGTTTTCCTATTTCTAGCCCTGGAGATTTTAATTCCGTTATTGAAATATCAAAAAATATTTCGGAACCCATTATATGTGGGCTTTCCAGGGGAGTAAAAAAAGACATTGAGGTGGCTGCTGATGCCCTAAGATTTGCACGGCGACCTAGAATACATACTGGTATAGGAACTTCTGACTACCACATCAAGCACAAATTCAATAGCAATAGGGAGAACATCATTGAATGGGCTTCTGGGGCTGTTGCTCATGCTAAAAGCTTTGTTGAAGATGTTGAATTCTATGCTGAGGATGCCGGCAGGACAGACAATGAATACCTTGCGAGAGTTTGTGAAGCTGTCATCAAGGCTGGAGCCACTGTGCTAAACATCCCAGATACCACCGGCTATTGCTTACCCGACGAATATGGCGCCAAAATCAAATATCTCGTTGACAATGTAAGAGGCATTGAAAACGTGATTATTTCAGCGCATTGCCACAATGACCTTGGGCTAGCCACAGCCAATTCCATTGCTGCTATAATGAATGGCGCAAGACAGATTGAATGTACCATCAATGGTATCGGTGAAAGAGCGGGAAACACTTCCTTGGAGGAGGTAACCATGATAATGAAGCAACACCCAAGACTAAACGTTACCAACAATATTAATTCCCGATTGCTTAATCCAATCAGTCGCTTGGTAGCCGACAAGATGGGAATGATGGTACAGCCTAATAAGGCCATCGTTGGTTCTAATGCATTTGCTCACTCTTCAGGAATACATCAGGACGGTGTAATTAAGAACAGAGAAACGTATGAGATCATTGATCCAATTGAAGTAGGTGTAGACGAATCAATGATTGTACTTACTGCCAGATCAGGCAGGGCAGCATTGGCTTATCGTGCGCACAAAGTAGGTCATACGCTTTCGAAGTTAGAATTAGACAAAGTCTATAATGTTTTCTTAAAACATGCTGACATGAAAAAAGAAATACTGGATGAAGACATTCACCAAATCATTTCAGAAGCTGTTTAA
- a CDS encoding amidohydrolase/deacetylase family metallohydrolase encodes MNSITKLSSHWLKLAFTIILFGFGSLQLIAQQYDLLIKGGHLMDPKNNIDEPMDIAIKGDKIALVQKSISSDLAAEVIDVKGLYVSPGLVDIHTHNFYGLDPKGQYSSGYSAIHPDGYTFPFGVTTVVDTGGSGWRNFVQFKEQVIDRVRTRVLVMLNIVGHGMKGSLYEQNLDDMDPKMTALVAKQYPDYIVGVKVAHYSGHQWEQIDRLVKAGELADIPVMVDFGGANPPLSLETLFMEKLRPGDIYTHIFGGGVPSRQALVDDNGKLRPFIKAAQERGVIYDVGHGGSSFSFKHAIPAIEQGIKPNTISTDSHLSSIMSGMKNMNNVMSKFLNIGMNLQEVVAASTWTPAQVIKRTELGHLSPGAIADIAVFNVLEGDFGFTEKTGIGKMMGKYKIENELTVRSGKVVWDLNGLTAPMWNE; translated from the coding sequence ATGAACAGTATTACTAAACTTTCATCTCACTGGCTGAAATTGGCCTTCACTATAATTCTGTTTGGATTTGGCTCCTTACAGCTAATTGCACAGCAATACGACCTCTTAATCAAAGGTGGTCATTTAATGGACCCTAAAAACAATATTGACGAGCCTATGGACATCGCAATAAAAGGGGACAAAATAGCTTTAGTACAGAAATCCATTTCATCAGATTTAGCCGCGGAGGTAATCGATGTAAAAGGATTGTATGTAAGTCCAGGACTTGTAGACATACACACCCATAATTTTTATGGTTTAGACCCTAAAGGACAATATAGCAGTGGCTACAGTGCCATTCATCCTGATGGATATACCTTCCCATTTGGTGTTACCACTGTTGTAGACACAGGAGGTTCAGGATGGCGCAATTTTGTGCAGTTTAAGGAACAGGTTATCGACAGGGTCCGCACAAGAGTATTGGTAATGCTTAATATCGTAGGTCATGGAATGAAGGGTTCTCTTTATGAACAAAACTTGGACGACATGGATCCAAAAATGACTGCATTGGTAGCCAAGCAATATCCTGATTATATCGTTGGGGTCAAAGTAGCCCATTATTCTGGCCATCAATGGGAACAGATTGACCGATTGGTAAAAGCCGGAGAATTGGCAGACATTCCGGTAATGGTAGATTTCGGCGGAGCAAACCCTCCTTTATCTTTAGAAACCCTCTTTATGGAAAAACTTCGTCCGGGTGACATCTACACACATATCTTTGGTGGTGGCGTTCCTTCTAGACAAGCCTTGGTAGATGACAATGGAAAATTACGTCCATTTATTAAAGCAGCACAAGAAAGGGGTGTTATCTATGATGTGGGACATGGTGGATCCAGTTTTTCCTTCAAACATGCTATCCCTGCTATTGAGCAAGGCATCAAACCCAACACAATTAGCACAGACAGTCACTTGAGCAGTATCATGAGTGGCATGAAAAACATGAACAATGTCATGTCCAAATTTCTCAACATAGGCATGAACCTTCAAGAGGTGGTTGCTGCTTCTACCTGGACACCTGCTCAGGTAATCAAGCGAACAGAATTAGGCCACTTAAGCCCAGGAGCCATTGCTGATATTGCTGTATTCAATGTACTTGAAGGTGACTTCGGCTTCACTGAAAAAACTGGCATTGGTAAAATGATGGGCAAATACAAAATTGAGAATGAGTTAACCGTTCGTTCTGGCAAAGTAGTTTGGGACCTGAACGGACTTACTGCACCAATGTGGAACGAATAA
- a CDS encoding metallophosphoesterase family protein has translation MKRRHFFQNAGALSAGLALGVSDGLLAAQPKADYNKNPFIIGVNGHKITYNIPDLSQKVKIMHVTDTHLWKDDERGVKYKEYSGRMAKAYNETKHFLTGNPTHPEEAFEATLEIAKQEKADAITLTGDLFSFPSEAAIEWALDRLEKIGIPYFYSSGNHDWHYEGMKGSLHELRETWINKRLLPLYKGRNPLMYSVEVKGVNLVNIDNSYYEILPEQLEFYKAEVKKGKPTLLMMHIPLYAPGRSLGYGCGHPDYNAKNDRNFEIERRQRWPENGHSKTTMEFHREVFNTKNLLGVLAGHIHKQTIDWANGIPQFLTSPNASGGYLEIDLLPMDKSVQSKFI, from the coding sequence ATGAAAAGGAGACATTTTTTCCAAAATGCCGGAGCACTATCTGCGGGGTTAGCGCTTGGCGTAAGTGATGGTTTATTGGCTGCTCAACCAAAAGCAGACTACAATAAAAACCCATTTATAATTGGTGTCAACGGACATAAAATCACCTATAATATCCCTGATCTTAGCCAAAAGGTAAAGATCATGCATGTCACTGATACCCATTTATGGAAAGATGACGAAAGGGGCGTAAAATACAAAGAATACAGTGGCCGCATGGCTAAAGCATACAATGAAACAAAGCATTTTCTTACCGGGAATCCCACGCACCCTGAAGAAGCTTTTGAAGCTACTCTTGAAATCGCCAAGCAGGAGAAAGCAGATGCCATCACGCTGACGGGAGACTTATTTAGTTTCCCGTCAGAAGCGGCCATAGAGTGGGCATTGGATCGGCTGGAAAAAATAGGCATCCCCTACTTCTATTCCAGTGGAAACCATGACTGGCACTATGAAGGAATGAAGGGAAGCTTGCACGAACTAAGAGAAACATGGATTAATAAACGGCTGCTTCCTTTATACAAAGGCAGAAACCCGCTGATGTATTCTGTTGAAGTTAAAGGTGTTAATCTGGTAAATATTGACAATAGCTATTATGAAATACTTCCGGAGCAACTTGAGTTTTATAAAGCAGAAGTAAAAAAAGGAAAGCCCACCCTTCTAATGATGCATATCCCTTTATATGCACCAGGAAGAAGCTTGGGATATGGCTGTGGGCATCCTGATTATAATGCCAAAAATGACAGGAATTTTGAAATTGAACGTAGGCAACGCTGGCCAGAAAATGGGCATAGTAAAACCACCATGGAATTTCATAGAGAGGTATTCAATACAAAAAACCTTTTAGGTGTTTTGGCAGGACATATCCACAAACAAACCATAGACTGGGCCAATGGTATCCCTCAATTCCTAACCAGCCCTAATGCGTCAGGAGGATACTTAGAAATAGACTTGTTGCCTATGGACAAGTCAGTCCAATCAAAATTTATCTAA
- a CDS encoding Spx/MgsR family RNA polymerase-binding regulatory protein translates to MSVKIYGIKNCNTMKKTFTLFETLGKEYDFIDYKKQKPDKGLLESFIDSLGLNTVVNRKGTTFRKLEESDKAALESIETAIPILQEKSSMIKRPILVFEDGSMQAGFDEELIRSKF, encoded by the coding sequence ATGAGTGTAAAGATTTATGGTATCAAAAATTGCAATACGATGAAAAAGACCTTCACCTTGTTTGAAACCTTAGGGAAGGAATATGACTTTATCGATTATAAAAAGCAAAAACCAGATAAAGGGCTTTTGGAAAGTTTTATTGACAGCCTGGGTTTGAATACTGTGGTCAATCGAAAAGGTACCACTTTTAGAAAGCTGGAAGAAAGTGACAAAGCAGCTTTGGAAAGTATAGAAACTGCAATTCCTATTCTTCAAGAAAAAAGCAGCATGATTAAACGTCCAATTCTTGTGTTTGAGGACGGTAGCATGCAGGCAGGATTTGACGAAGAACTGATCCGGTCTAAATTTTAA
- a CDS encoding DUF5107 domain-containing protein has product MKLKIAVFLALMLAIGQPGTAQEARVTQQATVFETYPFSDPNPVPSLAYKPNIYPYFTFDGYSVKSQNKEWNLITLENEFLKVTVMPEIGGRIWGAIEKSTSEDFIYENEVVKFRNIAMRGPWTSGGIEFNFGIIGHSPATASPVDYIYYTNEDGSVTCVVGTIDLPSRTQWRVKINLPKDKAYFETDATWYNPEPLRQPYYNWMTAAAHVANDQEFYYPGHIALQHSGEVKDWPVQDGIEINLYKNNNFGGAKSQHIAGSYLNHFGGYFHDKGIGFGHFSTYDDSPGKKLWLWALSRNGGIWEDLLTDKNGQYMEFQAGRMLNQFSPSKNVETPLTKAGFAPYTIDQWSNFWFPVKQIGGISNVSKKGVIHLEKTNNLVKLGFNPFQKVDGSIDIKINGSSSQSIPVKGNAMDVISHEIQVDTPIKELVVSFEGEQLYKWSETDDMKLIRPFDKVNAPKQSPNQKLYFEARQYYYSRNYKKAKATYEELLENDPGHQQGRIDYAELLLRFTQYDEALENIYKALSADYFDHQANFVAGSIYLAKGQTTQALEAYGWAARSMEFRSSAYTIMSEIYLSEGQLSLAKDYAKKALKNNTDNIMALQALAVIQRLQGEKDLAKATLDKLWEIDPLNHFIRFERYLMDKTPASLDEFKKVINNEFPYQTYLELAAVYKKYGLKENAVELLQNSPPHALVYLWIASMDPAQKEAQLEKMIAQPTEFVLPFRKETLPMLKWAQSEVTSWKIDYYLALNLMALGQEDEGRQILKTINQSADEASFYLSRALLLDKYESQENNLKDLERALELDKEQWRTYFQISKYHNKSGDQQKAMAVLKEATKAFPGNYVLEMEMIKLLNTNGDYKVAMNLLDKIQVLPHEGAGGGRTLYESVYLNAALQDIQSKKWNAAASKIEKSRIWPENLGVGKPFDPREILQDYLAAAVNKAKNNRPQFSKYLEAVISQGDQLNSNSKEQALVVLALKHSGQEDAAEKLIDKIKKEGSPSVVANIEQLLDLAENRGTGTSQDLKDNDIVQKIIETTKSILK; this is encoded by the coding sequence ATGAAATTAAAAATAGCAGTCTTCCTGGCTTTAATGCTAGCCATAGGCCAACCTGGCACAGCTCAAGAAGCTCGGGTTACACAACAAGCAACCGTATTTGAGACCTATCCTTTCTCAGATCCTAACCCAGTTCCTTCATTGGCCTACAAGCCGAACATTTACCCCTACTTCACTTTTGATGGCTATAGTGTAAAGTCTCAGAATAAAGAATGGAACCTTATTACACTCGAAAATGAATTCCTGAAAGTCACGGTAATGCCAGAAATAGGTGGCAGAATCTGGGGTGCAATAGAAAAATCAACTTCAGAAGATTTTATTTATGAAAATGAGGTCGTGAAATTTAGAAACATTGCCATGCGTGGTCCCTGGACCTCAGGAGGCATAGAATTTAATTTCGGCATCATTGGTCATTCTCCAGCTACGGCCAGTCCTGTGGATTATATTTATTACACAAATGAAGATGGTAGTGTGACCTGCGTAGTAGGTACCATTGACCTTCCTTCAAGGACCCAATGGAGAGTAAAAATCAACTTACCTAAGGACAAAGCCTATTTTGAAACGGATGCCACTTGGTACAATCCTGAACCATTAAGACAGCCTTATTACAACTGGATGACAGCAGCAGCTCATGTGGCAAATGACCAAGAGTTTTATTATCCCGGTCACATCGCCTTACAACATAGCGGAGAAGTAAAAGACTGGCCAGTACAAGATGGGATTGAAATCAATCTATATAAAAACAATAATTTTGGTGGAGCCAAATCCCAACATATTGCCGGATCCTATTTAAATCATTTCGGAGGTTATTTTCACGACAAAGGAATAGGTTTTGGACATTTTTCCACCTACGACGACAGCCCTGGAAAGAAACTATGGTTATGGGCTTTATCAAGAAATGGAGGGATTTGGGAAGACTTATTGACAGATAAGAACGGTCAATATATGGAATTTCAGGCTGGAAGAATGCTGAACCAGTTTTCCCCATCAAAAAATGTGGAAACTCCACTTACCAAAGCAGGCTTTGCCCCTTATACTATAGATCAATGGTCAAACTTTTGGTTCCCCGTTAAACAAATAGGAGGCATTAGCAATGTGTCCAAAAAAGGTGTGATTCATCTAGAGAAAACAAACAATTTGGTAAAATTGGGATTCAACCCTTTCCAAAAAGTTGACGGGTCAATAGACATAAAAATCAATGGGAGTAGTTCTCAATCTATTCCTGTTAAGGGAAATGCCATGGACGTAATCTCCCATGAAATCCAAGTGGACACCCCCATCAAGGAGCTTGTGGTATCTTTTGAAGGTGAACAATTGTACAAATGGTCTGAAACGGATGACATGAAACTCATCAGGCCTTTTGACAAGGTAAATGCACCTAAACAATCTCCAAACCAAAAATTGTATTTCGAAGCCAGGCAATATTATTACAGCCGAAATTACAAAAAGGCAAAAGCTACCTATGAAGAGCTACTAGAAAATGACCCCGGACATCAACAAGGAAGGATAGATTATGCTGAACTTCTGTTGCGTTTTACTCAATATGATGAGGCCTTAGAGAACATTTATAAGGCTTTGTCTGCTGATTATTTTGACCATCAGGCGAATTTTGTAGCCGGAAGTATTTATTTAGCAAAAGGGCAAACCACACAAGCCCTTGAAGCTTATGGCTGGGCCGCTAGGTCAATGGAGTTCCGTTCCTCCGCTTACACCATCATGTCTGAGATTTACCTTTCAGAAGGGCAACTTTCCTTGGCTAAAGACTATGCGAAAAAAGCACTTAAAAACAACACCGACAATATAATGGCACTACAGGCTTTGGCGGTAATCCAAAGACTTCAAGGTGAAAAAGATTTGGCAAAAGCAACATTGGATAAACTTTGGGAAATTGACCCATTGAATCACTTTATTCGATTTGAGCGGTACCTAATGGATAAAACGCCTGCCTCATTGGATGAATTCAAAAAAGTAATAAACAATGAATTCCCTTATCAAACTTACTTGGAGCTAGCTGCTGTCTATAAAAAGTACGGACTAAAAGAAAACGCTGTAGAATTATTACAAAACAGTCCCCCTCATGCATTGGTATACTTATGGATAGCGAGCATGGATCCAGCGCAAAAAGAAGCCCAACTGGAGAAAATGATCGCTCAACCTACTGAGTTTGTCCTACCCTTCAGAAAAGAAACTTTACCTATGCTTAAATGGGCTCAATCTGAAGTGACTTCATGGAAAATTGACTATTACCTGGCTCTCAACCTTATGGCCCTGGGACAGGAGGATGAAGGAAGACAAATATTAAAAACAATAAACCAGTCTGCGGATGAAGCTTCTTTTTACTTGAGTAGAGCACTCCTTCTGGATAAATATGAAAGCCAAGAGAACAATCTGAAAGACCTCGAAAGGGCACTTGAATTGGACAAAGAACAATGGAGAACCTATTTTCAAATTTCCAAATACCATAATAAATCCGGAGATCAACAAAAGGCAATGGCTGTTCTAAAAGAAGCAACAAAAGCCTTTCCTGGCAACTATGTACTGGAGATGGAAATGATTAAACTCCTCAACACAAATGGAGATTATAAAGTAGCCATGAACCTCTTGGATAAAATTCAGGTCTTGCCTCATGAGGGTGCTGGAGGAGGAAGAACCCTTTACGAAAGCGTCTACTTGAATGCTGCACTTCAAGACATTCAGTCAAAAAAATGGAATGCTGCAGCAAGTAAAATTGAAAAATCAAGAATATGGCCAGAAAACCTAGGTGTAGGAAAACCTTTCGACCCAAGAGAGATTCTCCAAGATTACTTGGCTGCTGCGGTAAACAAAGCTAAAAATAATCGACCGCAATTCTCAAAATACCTGGAAGCTGTAATTTCTCAAGGAGACCAACTAAATAGCAACAGCAAAGAGCAAGCCCTTGTTGTTTTGGCCTTGAAGCACTCTGGCCAGGAGGATGCTGCTGAAAAATTGATAGACAAAATTAAAAA